Proteins encoded within one genomic window of Candidatus Kryptoniota bacterium:
- a CDS encoding DUF4038 domain-containing protein produces the protein MKSVNTCLMTLLVAISLANAADVHVWEKQELAFTAVNKYSNAYKEVMVWVDLKGPGFEKRVYGFWDGGQTFRVRLVATVPGVWTWESGSDPEDPGLAGNSGLFTAVEWTDAEKNEDPLRHGFLRASVNNHALDYADGTPFLAIGDTWYAVGTNRFKWYDDDKERPIGPTAGFKDYVRFRKAQGYNWVNVIAAFPNWMTDGKPWHLLMDDSAKTTIRSAWLEFGTGSAKNMDNEGGRPFYFPGKVPGYPMEFPNVDSINPEYFKYLDRKIDYLNANGFIPFIEVSRRDAGLCWYKYYGWPDSYARFIEYIFARYQANNSVLSPIHLDIIDETVSPADYTAAVREVERKFGPPPFGLLLSANANPSTLENWGDSSWVTLHQIGNMREHNNYWYLTEIFNLKDPKPALTGEPYYAGYKDARGPGAANYTRGAAGGSELDDAFVRSGIYGSFLSGGLAGHVYGAEGIWGADIEPTAPTHMWDAFQWKSGAEMQYLKTFAFSIGERYQDLVPLADLVSPNKTQTTLGYQGWAYCARTDDKNIFMIYFERGCPQSQVRGARLNSIYHAQWFNPRDGTWKDIGNVTANKIGIINLPPPPNEEDWGLKLVYVGKAAGLVN, from the coding sequence ATGAAATCTGTGAATACGTGCTTGATGACTCTTCTAGTTGCTATCTCTCTCGCAAATGCGGCGGACGTCCACGTGTGGGAAAAGCAGGAGCTTGCGTTCACGGCGGTCAACAAGTATTCAAACGCTTACAAGGAAGTAATGGTTTGGGTCGACTTGAAGGGACCGGGGTTTGAAAAAAGAGTATACGGTTTCTGGGACGGTGGGCAGACATTCAGAGTGCGGCTCGTTGCGACCGTTCCAGGTGTCTGGACCTGGGAGAGCGGGTCGGATCCTGAGGATCCGGGACTTGCAGGCAACTCGGGTTTGTTTACTGCGGTTGAGTGGACCGACGCGGAGAAGAATGAAGATCCACTCCGCCACGGTTTCCTTCGGGCGTCCGTCAACAACCACGCGCTCGACTACGCTGACGGAACTCCGTTCCTGGCAATCGGCGATACATGGTACGCCGTCGGCACGAACCGCTTCAAATGGTACGATGACGATAAAGAGCGCCCGATCGGTCCAACTGCTGGATTCAAGGATTACGTTCGTTTTCGCAAAGCTCAGGGTTATAATTGGGTGAACGTCATTGCCGCGTTTCCCAACTGGATGACCGACGGCAAACCATGGCATCTTCTCATGGATGATTCCGCAAAGACCACGATCAGGTCGGCCTGGCTCGAGTTCGGCACAGGCAGCGCGAAGAACATGGACAACGAAGGCGGACGCCCGTTCTACTTCCCGGGAAAAGTCCCCGGCTACCCGATGGAATTTCCGAACGTCGACAGCATTAACCCGGAATATTTTAAATATCTCGACAGGAAAATCGATTATCTTAACGCAAACGGTTTCATTCCCTTCATTGAGGTCTCGCGGCGTGATGCAGGTCTGTGCTGGTACAAGTACTACGGCTGGCCCGATTCATACGCGCGGTTCATCGAATATATTTTCGCACGGTACCAGGCTAACAATTCGGTACTCAGCCCGATTCATCTCGACATAATCGACGAGACGGTGAGCCCGGCCGACTACACCGCAGCGGTGCGCGAGGTGGAAAGAAAATTCGGCCCGCCGCCTTTCGGCCTGCTGCTCTCGGCGAATGCTAATCCTTCGACACTCGAGAACTGGGGTGACTCGTCATGGGTGACGCTCCACCAGATCGGGAATATGCGGGAGCACAACAATTACTGGTACCTCACGGAAATTTTCAATCTCAAAGATCCGAAGCCGGCGCTCACCGGAGAGCCGTATTACGCGGGCTACAAGGATGCGCGAGGACCGGGTGCGGCGAATTATACTCGCGGCGCCGCTGGAGGATCGGAGCTCGACGACGCGTTCGTGCGGTCGGGAATCTACGGAAGTTTCCTCTCGGGCGGACTCGCGGGACATGTCTATGGAGCTGAAGGTATCTGGGGCGCAGACATCGAACCGACTGCACCGACGCACATGTGGGATGCGTTCCAGTGGAAGTCGGGTGCCGAGATGCAATACCTGAAGACCTTCGCGTTCTCAATAGGCGAGCGGTATCAGGATCTCGTTCCCCTTGCAGACCTTGTGTCACCGAACAAGACGCAGACTACGCTCGGCTACCAGGGGTGGGCATACTGCGCGCGAACCGACGACAAGAATATATTCATGATTTACTTTGAGAGAGGGTGTCCTCAATCGCAGGTGAGAGGCGCGAGGCTCAACAGCATCTATCACGCACAGTGGTTCAACCCGAGAGACGGGACGTGGAAAGACATCGGGAACGTGACCGCGAACAAGATTGGAATCATAAATCTTCCTCCGCCCCCGAATGAGGAAGACTGGGGTTTGAAACTTGTATACGTCGGAAAAGCAGCGGGACTCGTAAATTGA
- a CDS encoding metalloenzyme translates to MRPRIHFLFLFLDGVGIGDEDPVSNPFFAVELENFRKIFGGVPSSKNRFIGNGTGFVQPADALLDVEGFPQSGTGQTALFTGVNAAKAIGMHFGPYPHSGIRPVLEEKNIFKVLKSLGADVHFANAFPRQFFDYVESGQRKLSATTLSCMLSGIPLCTADSLRNGEGISADITAGRWQSDLGYPDIVPVDPVEAGKTLRKITDKHDFTMFEYFLTDKAGHDKDMDHAKVVLRNFDGLLGGIMAGGLDGITILISSDHGNIEDLSMKTHTFNPSLLAVAGEGASFFRNKIDSIMDVTPTVMQFFKEKI, encoded by the coding sequence ATGAGACCCCGGATCCATTTCCTGTTCCTTTTCCTCGACGGGGTCGGGATCGGAGATGAGGATCCCGTCTCGAACCCTTTTTTTGCTGTTGAACTTGAGAACTTCAGGAAAATATTCGGCGGCGTTCCCTCTTCGAAGAATCGGTTCATCGGTAATGGCACGGGGTTCGTTCAACCCGCCGACGCTCTTCTGGACGTCGAAGGTTTTCCTCAAAGTGGTACGGGGCAGACGGCTCTGTTCACGGGAGTGAACGCGGCGAAGGCAATCGGAATGCACTTCGGTCCCTACCCGCATTCGGGAATCCGGCCGGTCCTGGAAGAGAAAAATATTTTCAAGGTACTGAAATCTCTCGGCGCCGACGTGCATTTTGCCAATGCATTCCCCCGCCAGTTCTTCGATTACGTCGAGTCCGGGCAGCGCAAGCTGAGCGCGACAACATTATCGTGCATGCTCAGCGGCATCCCGCTCTGTACCGCCGATTCGTTGAGGAACGGTGAGGGAATCTCCGCCGACATCACGGCGGGCAGATGGCAGTCTGATCTCGGATATCCTGATATTGTGCCGGTCGATCCGGTCGAAGCGGGTAAGACTCTCAGGAAAATAACGGATAAACACGACTTCACCATGTTTGAATATTTTCTGACGGACAAAGCGGGACACGATAAAGACATGGACCACGCCAAAGTTGTCCTTCGCAATTTTGACGGACTCCTCGGAGGAATCATGGCAGGAGGACTTGACGGGATCACGATACTTATATCAAGCGATCACGGCAACATAGAAGATCTGTCGATGAAGACGCATACTTTCAACCCATCATTGCTGGCAGTCGCGGGCGAAGGCGCCAGTTTCTTCAGGAACAAAATCGATTCAATCATGGACGTCACACCCACAGTGATGCAATTTTTCAAGGAGAAGATTTAA